A genomic segment from Mus musculus strain C57BL/6J chromosome 13, GRCm38.p6 C57BL/6J encodes:
- the Cts7 gene encoding cathepsin 7 preproprotein produces MTPTVFLSILCLGVALAAPAPDYNLDAEWEEWKRSNDRTYSPEEEKQRRAVWEGNVKWIKQHIMENGLWMNNFTIEMNEFGDMTGEEMKMLTESSSYPLRNGKHIQKRNPKIPPTLDWRKEGYVTPVRRQGSCGACWAFSVTACIEGQLFKKTGKLIPLSVQNLMDCSVSYGTKGCDGGRPYDAFQYVKNNGGLEAEATYPYEAKAKHCRYRPERSVVKVNRFFVVPRNEEALLQALVTHGPIAVAIDGSHASFHSYRGGIYHEPKCRKDTLDHGLLLVGYGYEGHESENRKYWLLKNSHGERWGENGYMKLPRGQNNYCGIASYAMYPAL; encoded by the exons ATGACTCCTACTGTCTTCCTGTCCATCCTGTGCTTGGGAGTGGCCTTGGCTGCTCCAGCACCTGATTACAATTTGGATGCCGAGTGGGAGGAGTGGAAGAGGAGCAATGACAGAACATACAGCCCA gaggaagaaaaacagaggaGAGCAGTGTGGGAAGGAAATGTGAAATGGATCAAACAGCACATTATGGAGAATGGCCTGTGGATGAACAACTTCACCATAGAAATGAATGAATTTGGTGATATG ACTggtgaagaaatgaaaatgttgacagaaAGCTCATCTTATCCTCTAAGAAATGGGAAACACATCCAGAAACGCAACCCCAAAATCCCCCCAACTTTGGATTGGAGAAAGGAAGGCTATGTGACTCCAGTGCGAAGACAG GGAAGTTGTGGTGCATGTTGGGCTTTTTCTGTGACTGCATGCATAGAAGGTCAACTGTTCAAGAAAACTGGCAAACTGATCCCACTGAGTGTACAGAATTTAATGGACTGCTCAGTATCTTATGGCACCAAGGGCTGTGATGGAGGCAGACCTTATGATGCCTTCCAATATGTGAAGAACAATGGAGGTCTAGAAGCTGAGGCAACCTATCCATATGAAGCAAAG GCAAAACACTGCAGGTACCGTCCTGAACGTTCTGTTGTTAAGGTCAACCGCTTTTTTGTTGTTCCAAGGAATGAAGAAGCTCTACTGCAAGCTCTAGTAACACATGGACCCATTGCTGTTGCAATTGATGGTTCACATGCATCCTTTCATTCATATCGGGGAG gtaTATATCATGAGCCAAAGTGCAGAAAGGATACTCTCGACCATGGTTTACTATTGGTTGGCTATGGCTATGAAGGCCATGAGTCAGAGAACAGGAAATATTGGCTGCTAAAGAACAG CCATGGTGAAAGATGGGGAGAAAATGGCTACATGAAGCTTCCCAGAGGTCAGAACAACTACTGTGGAATTGCTTCTTATGCCATGTACCCTGCATTGTGA